One window of Syngnathus acus chromosome 16, fSynAcu1.2, whole genome shotgun sequence genomic DNA carries:
- the ddr1 gene encoding epithelial discoidin domain-containing receptor 1 isoform X2: MRTAAVMARPAGQLTPCAEVTRLLVLALVLAPVSSAEEHEWHFNAAAQCRYALGMEDGSILDTDISASSSWSDSTEAKHARLSSGEGDGAWCPAGAVFPDGSEYLQVDLRKLHFLALVGTQGRHADGHGQEFARSYRLRYSRDGVKWITWKDRWGQEVVSGNDNTYDVVLKDLGPPIVARMVRFYPLADRVMSVCLRVELYGCVWADGLKAYTAPVGHVMNLSGSPVYLNDSTYDGSAEQGVQFGGLGQLCDGVLGGDDFTESKELRVWPGYDYLGWNRDVLAKPAVDIEFHFEKPRLLRVMQVHSNNRHTQGVRVFNKVECSFKGGLLQPWSSPVLTLSVPLDDLKDPSSRTLSLPLDGRLAHILRCSFFFTDRWMLLSEITFLSDTFEKDENQMNDRKTPTTSSSPFVNHTSASSALSRRGATAASLPPPTTTSTLMTDTTTNWTLSGSELAAVSPRAGLPVAKDDSGDAAVLIGCLVGIILLLLAVIAGILWRQYWKKLLGKAQSGLSGDELRVHLSVPSDNVVINNTHSYSSRYQRIHTFPDDPERDAESEYQEPSALLRLRDHCNSTDHREGSRPSTCRAQEKSLNVPHGCGSESSPDKGFPPVRDEPPPYPGSLPYPASPPLPASVPHYAEADIVSLQGVSGNNTYAVPALASSGPGADAGPLPELHRQCLVFKEKLGEGQFGEVHLCEIENPQDLPNLEFPFNVRKGRPLLVAVKILRPDASKNARNDFLKEVKILSRLKDPNIIRLLGVCVSSDPLCMVTEYMESGDLNQYLSHRVLLDKSGPLHTMPTIGYPALISMAGQIASGMKFLSSLNFVHRDLATRNCLVGGERGNSSADDPSGERHIKIADFGMSRNLYAGDYYRIQGRAVLPIRWMAWECILMGKFTTASDVWAFGVTLWEMLSVCQEQPYSNLTDEQVIDNAGEFFRYQGKQVYLGKPAVCPQGLYELMLGCWNRDCKLRPSFGHIHAFLEEDAMNMV; encoded by the exons ATGCGCACTGCTGCGGTCATGGCAAGGCCAGCCGGGCAGCTGACTCCTTGCGCTGAGGTCACCCGCCTGCTGGTGCTGGCGCTGGTGCTGGCGCCGGTGTCTTCAGCAGAAGAGCACGAGTGGCACTTCAATGCAG CCGCTCAGTGCCGTTACGCCCTGGGGATGGAGGACGGCAGCATCCTGGACACCGACATCAGCGCCTCCAGCTCCTGGTCAGACTCCACCGAAGCCAAGCATGCCAG GTTGAGCAGCGGAGAAGGGGATGGAGCTTGGTGCCCCGCGGGCGCTGTCTTCCCCGATGGATCGGAATACCTTCAG GTGGACCTTCGCAAGCTCCACTTCCTGGCCCTGGTGGGCACACAGGGTCGCCACGCCGACGGGCACGGCCAGGAGTTTGCCCGCAGTTATCGCCTGCGCTACTCTCGGGATGGTGTGAAATGGATCACCTGGAAGGACCGCTGGGGCCAGGAA GTGGTGTCCGGGAACGACAACACCTATGATGTGGTTCTGAAGGACCTGGGCCCGCCCATTGTGGCCCGCATGGTACGCTTCTACCCGCTGGCTGACAGGGTCATGAGCGTCTGCCTTCGAGTGGAACTCTACGGCTGCGTGTGGGCCG ACGGGCTGAAGGCTTATACAGCTCCTGTGGGCCACGTGATGAATCTGTCAGGCTCGCCTGTCTACCTGAACGACTCCACCTACGACGGCAGCGCCGAGCAAGG GGTGCAGTTTGGCGGCCTGGGTCAGCTGTGCGACGGCGTCCTGGGAGGAGACGACTTCACGGAGAGCAAGGAGCTGCGGGTGTGGCCCGGCTACGACTACCTGGGCTGGAACAGAGACGTTCTGGCCAAGCCCGCCGTGGACATCGAGTTCCACTTCGAGAAGCCTCGCCTGCTCCGGGTCATGCAG GTGCACAGCAACAACCGTCACACTCAGGGCGTGCGGGTGTTCAACAAGGTGGAGTGTTCCTTCAAGGGTGGGCTGCTGCAGCCGTGGTCATCGCCGGTCCTGACCCTGTCGGTCCCACTGGACGACCTCAAGGACCCATCATCTCGCACGCTCTCGTTGCCCCTGGACGGACGCCTCGCTCACATCCTGCGCTGCAGCTTCTTCTTTACCGACCGATGGATGCTCCTCAGCGAGATAACCTTCCTCTCAG ACACTTTTGAAAAGGACGAGAATCAGATGAATGATCGCAAGACTcccaccaccagctcctccCCTTTTGTCAACCACACCTCGGCCTCTTCCGCCCTGAGCCGCAGAGGCGCCACTGCCGCCTCTT TGCCTCctcccaccaccacctccaccctcATGACAGACACCACTACTAATTGGACGCTGTCAG GTTCCGAGTTGGCCGCCGTGTCTCCAAGGGCGGGGCTTCCCGTGGCAAAGGACGACAGCGGCGATGCGGCCGTCCTGATTGGCTGCCTGGTGGGCATCATCCTGTTGCTGCTGGCCGTCATCGCCGGCATTCTCTGGAGGCAGTACTGGAAGAAACTACTGGGGAAG GCGCAGAGCGGCTTGTCGGGCGACGAGCTACGCGTGCATCTCTCGGTGCCCTCGGACAACGTGGTCATCAACAACACGCACAGCTACTCCAGCCGCTACCAGCGCATACACACCTTCCCCGACGATCCCGAGCGCGATGCCGAAAGCGAGTACCAGGAGCCCAGCGCCTTGCTGCGCCTGCGGGACCACTGCAACAGCACGG ATCACAGGGAAGGCTCCAGGCCCAGCACCTGTCGGGCTCAGGAAAAGAGTCTCAATGTGCCCCATG GGTGCGGCTCAGAGTCTTCCCCGGATAAGGGATTCCCCCCGGTACGGGACGAGCCGCCGCCCTACCCGGGCTCACTGCCCTACCCAGCGTCCCCCCCGCTGCCTGCCAGTGTCCCGCACTACGCCGAGGCCGACATCGTGAGCCTGCAGGGCGTCAGCGGCAACAACACGTATGCCGTACCAGCCCTGGCCTCGTCCGGTCCTGGTGCCGACGCCGGCCCCTTGCCCGAGCTGCACCGCCAGTGTCTCGTCTTCAAGGAGAAGCTCGGGGAAGGACAGTTTGGAGAG GTGCACCTGTGCGAGATTGAGAACCCTCAGGACCTTCCAAACCTGGAGTTTCCCTTCAACGTGAGGAAAggtcgccctctgctggtggCTGTCAAGATACTGCGGCCTGATGCTTCCAAGAATGCCAG GAATGACTTCCTGAAGGAGGTGAAGATCCTGTCCCGCCTGAAGGACCCCAACATCATCCGTCTTttgggtgtgtgcgtgagcaGCGACCCGCTCTGCATGGTGACTGAGTACATGGAAAGCGGCGACCTCAACCAGTACTTATCCCACCGAGTTCTGCTGGACAAGAGCGGGCCTTTGCACACCATGCCCACCATCGG GTACCCGGCCCTCATCTCTATGGCTGGCCAGATCGCATCGGGGATGAAATTCCTGTCCTCGCTCAACTTTGTGCACCGCGACCTGGCCACACGCAACTGCCTGGTGGGCGGCGAGAGGGGCAACAGCAGCGCTGATGACCCCAGCGGAGAGCGCCACATCAAGATCGCTGACTTCGGAATGAGCAGGAATCTCTACGCCGGAGACTACTACAGGATCCAAGGCCGAGCCGTGCTCCCCATACGCTGGATGGCCTGGGAGTGCATCCTCATG GGTAAATTCACCACAGCCAGCGACGTGTGGGCGTTTGGCGTGACCCTGTGGGAGATGCTGAGCGTGTGCCAGGAGCAGCCGTACTCCAACCTGACAGACGAGCAAGTCATAGACAACGCCGGAGAGTTCTTCCGATACCAGGGCAAACAG GTGTATCTGGGCAAGCCCGCCGTGTGCCCTCAGGGTCTCTACGAGCTCATGTTGGGTTGCTGGAACAGAGACTGCAAGCTGCGGCCATCCTTTGGCCACATCCACGCCTTCCTTGAAGAGGACGCCATGAACATGGTGTGA
- the ddr1 gene encoding epithelial discoidin domain-containing receptor 1 isoform X1, with protein MRTAAVMARPAGQLTPCAEVTRLLVLALVLAPVSSAEEHEWHFNAAAQCRYALGMEDGSILDTDISASSSWSDSTEAKHARLSSGEGDGAWCPAGAVFPDGSEYLQVDLRKLHFLALVGTQGRHADGHGQEFARSYRLRYSRDGVKWITWKDRWGQEVVSGNDNTYDVVLKDLGPPIVARMVRFYPLADRVMSVCLRVELYGCVWADGLKAYTAPVGHVMNLSGSPVYLNDSTYDGSAEQGVQFGGLGQLCDGVLGGDDFTESKELRVWPGYDYLGWNRDVLAKPAVDIEFHFEKPRLLRVMQVHSNNRHTQGVRVFNKVECSFKGGLLQPWSSPVLTLSVPLDDLKDPSSRTLSLPLDGRLAHILRCSFFFTDRWMLLSEITFLSDTFEKDENQMNDRKTPTTSSSPFVNHTSASSALSRRGATAASLPPPTTTSTLMTDTTTNWTLSGSELAAVSPRAGLPVAKDDSGDAAVLIGCLVGIILLLLAVIAGILWRQYWKKLLGKAQSGLSGDELRVHLSVPSDNVVINNTHSYSSRYQRIHTFPDDPERDAESEYQEPSALLRLRDHCNSTALLLHNPACYLLLSDHREGSRPSTCRAQEKSLNVPHGCGSESSPDKGFPPVRDEPPPYPGSLPYPASPPLPASVPHYAEADIVSLQGVSGNNTYAVPALASSGPGADAGPLPELHRQCLVFKEKLGEGQFGEVHLCEIENPQDLPNLEFPFNVRKGRPLLVAVKILRPDASKNARNDFLKEVKILSRLKDPNIIRLLGVCVSSDPLCMVTEYMESGDLNQYLSHRVLLDKSGPLHTMPTIGYPALISMAGQIASGMKFLSSLNFVHRDLATRNCLVGGERGNSSADDPSGERHIKIADFGMSRNLYAGDYYRIQGRAVLPIRWMAWECILMGKFTTASDVWAFGVTLWEMLSVCQEQPYSNLTDEQVIDNAGEFFRYQGKQVYLGKPAVCPQGLYELMLGCWNRDCKLRPSFGHIHAFLEEDAMNMV; from the exons ATGCGCACTGCTGCGGTCATGGCAAGGCCAGCCGGGCAGCTGACTCCTTGCGCTGAGGTCACCCGCCTGCTGGTGCTGGCGCTGGTGCTGGCGCCGGTGTCTTCAGCAGAAGAGCACGAGTGGCACTTCAATGCAG CCGCTCAGTGCCGTTACGCCCTGGGGATGGAGGACGGCAGCATCCTGGACACCGACATCAGCGCCTCCAGCTCCTGGTCAGACTCCACCGAAGCCAAGCATGCCAG GTTGAGCAGCGGAGAAGGGGATGGAGCTTGGTGCCCCGCGGGCGCTGTCTTCCCCGATGGATCGGAATACCTTCAG GTGGACCTTCGCAAGCTCCACTTCCTGGCCCTGGTGGGCACACAGGGTCGCCACGCCGACGGGCACGGCCAGGAGTTTGCCCGCAGTTATCGCCTGCGCTACTCTCGGGATGGTGTGAAATGGATCACCTGGAAGGACCGCTGGGGCCAGGAA GTGGTGTCCGGGAACGACAACACCTATGATGTGGTTCTGAAGGACCTGGGCCCGCCCATTGTGGCCCGCATGGTACGCTTCTACCCGCTGGCTGACAGGGTCATGAGCGTCTGCCTTCGAGTGGAACTCTACGGCTGCGTGTGGGCCG ACGGGCTGAAGGCTTATACAGCTCCTGTGGGCCACGTGATGAATCTGTCAGGCTCGCCTGTCTACCTGAACGACTCCACCTACGACGGCAGCGCCGAGCAAGG GGTGCAGTTTGGCGGCCTGGGTCAGCTGTGCGACGGCGTCCTGGGAGGAGACGACTTCACGGAGAGCAAGGAGCTGCGGGTGTGGCCCGGCTACGACTACCTGGGCTGGAACAGAGACGTTCTGGCCAAGCCCGCCGTGGACATCGAGTTCCACTTCGAGAAGCCTCGCCTGCTCCGGGTCATGCAG GTGCACAGCAACAACCGTCACACTCAGGGCGTGCGGGTGTTCAACAAGGTGGAGTGTTCCTTCAAGGGTGGGCTGCTGCAGCCGTGGTCATCGCCGGTCCTGACCCTGTCGGTCCCACTGGACGACCTCAAGGACCCATCATCTCGCACGCTCTCGTTGCCCCTGGACGGACGCCTCGCTCACATCCTGCGCTGCAGCTTCTTCTTTACCGACCGATGGATGCTCCTCAGCGAGATAACCTTCCTCTCAG ACACTTTTGAAAAGGACGAGAATCAGATGAATGATCGCAAGACTcccaccaccagctcctccCCTTTTGTCAACCACACCTCGGCCTCTTCCGCCCTGAGCCGCAGAGGCGCCACTGCCGCCTCTT TGCCTCctcccaccaccacctccaccctcATGACAGACACCACTACTAATTGGACGCTGTCAG GTTCCGAGTTGGCCGCCGTGTCTCCAAGGGCGGGGCTTCCCGTGGCAAAGGACGACAGCGGCGATGCGGCCGTCCTGATTGGCTGCCTGGTGGGCATCATCCTGTTGCTGCTGGCCGTCATCGCCGGCATTCTCTGGAGGCAGTACTGGAAGAAACTACTGGGGAAG GCGCAGAGCGGCTTGTCGGGCGACGAGCTACGCGTGCATCTCTCGGTGCCCTCGGACAACGTGGTCATCAACAACACGCACAGCTACTCCAGCCGCTACCAGCGCATACACACCTTCCCCGACGATCCCGAGCGCGATGCCGAAAGCGAGTACCAGGAGCCCAGCGCCTTGCTGCGCCTGCGGGACCACTGCAACAGCACGG CCTTGCTGTTGCACAACCCGGCCTGTTATCTGCTCTTGTCAGATCACAGGGAAGGCTCCAGGCCCAGCACCTGTCGGGCTCAGGAAAAGAGTCTCAATGTGCCCCATG GGTGCGGCTCAGAGTCTTCCCCGGATAAGGGATTCCCCCCGGTACGGGACGAGCCGCCGCCCTACCCGGGCTCACTGCCCTACCCAGCGTCCCCCCCGCTGCCTGCCAGTGTCCCGCACTACGCCGAGGCCGACATCGTGAGCCTGCAGGGCGTCAGCGGCAACAACACGTATGCCGTACCAGCCCTGGCCTCGTCCGGTCCTGGTGCCGACGCCGGCCCCTTGCCCGAGCTGCACCGCCAGTGTCTCGTCTTCAAGGAGAAGCTCGGGGAAGGACAGTTTGGAGAG GTGCACCTGTGCGAGATTGAGAACCCTCAGGACCTTCCAAACCTGGAGTTTCCCTTCAACGTGAGGAAAggtcgccctctgctggtggCTGTCAAGATACTGCGGCCTGATGCTTCCAAGAATGCCAG GAATGACTTCCTGAAGGAGGTGAAGATCCTGTCCCGCCTGAAGGACCCCAACATCATCCGTCTTttgggtgtgtgcgtgagcaGCGACCCGCTCTGCATGGTGACTGAGTACATGGAAAGCGGCGACCTCAACCAGTACTTATCCCACCGAGTTCTGCTGGACAAGAGCGGGCCTTTGCACACCATGCCCACCATCGG GTACCCGGCCCTCATCTCTATGGCTGGCCAGATCGCATCGGGGATGAAATTCCTGTCCTCGCTCAACTTTGTGCACCGCGACCTGGCCACACGCAACTGCCTGGTGGGCGGCGAGAGGGGCAACAGCAGCGCTGATGACCCCAGCGGAGAGCGCCACATCAAGATCGCTGACTTCGGAATGAGCAGGAATCTCTACGCCGGAGACTACTACAGGATCCAAGGCCGAGCCGTGCTCCCCATACGCTGGATGGCCTGGGAGTGCATCCTCATG GGTAAATTCACCACAGCCAGCGACGTGTGGGCGTTTGGCGTGACCCTGTGGGAGATGCTGAGCGTGTGCCAGGAGCAGCCGTACTCCAACCTGACAGACGAGCAAGTCATAGACAACGCCGGAGAGTTCTTCCGATACCAGGGCAAACAG GTGTATCTGGGCAAGCCCGCCGTGTGCCCTCAGGGTCTCTACGAGCTCATGTTGGGTTGCTGGAACAGAGACTGCAAGCTGCGGCCATCCTTTGGCCACATCCACGCCTTCCTTGAAGAGGACGCCATGAACATGGTGTGA
- the ddr1 gene encoding epithelial discoidin domain-containing receptor 1 isoform X3, whose amino-acid sequence MRTAAVMARPAGQLTPCAEVTRLLVLALVLAPVSSAEEHEWHFNAAAQCRYALGMEDGSILDTDISASSSWSDSTEAKHARLSSGEGDGAWCPAGAVFPDGSEYLQVDLRKLHFLALVGTQGRHADGHGQEFARSYRLRYSRDGVKWITWKDRWGQEVVSGNDNTYDVVLKDLGPPIVARMVRFYPLADRVMSVCLRVELYGCVWADGLKAYTAPVGHVMNLSGSPVYLNDSTYDGSAEQGVQFGGLGQLCDGVLGGDDFTESKELRVWPGYDYLGWNRDVLAKPAVDIEFHFEKPRLLRVMQVHSNNRHTQGVRVFNKVECSFKGGLLQPWSSPVLTLSVPLDDLKDPSSRTLSLPLDGRLAHILRCSFFFTDRWMLLSEITFLSDTFEKDENQMNDRKTPTTSSSPFVNHTSASSALSRRGATAASLPPPTTTSTLMTDTTTNWTLSGSELAAVSPRAGLPVAKDDSGDAAVLIGCLVGIILLLLAVIAGILWRQYWKKLLGKAQSGLSGDELRVHLSVPSDNVVINNTHSYSSRYQRIHTFPDDPERDAESEYQEPSALLRLRDHCNSTGCGSESSPDKGFPPVRDEPPPYPGSLPYPASPPLPASVPHYAEADIVSLQGVSGNNTYAVPALASSGPGADAGPLPELHRQCLVFKEKLGEGQFGEVHLCEIENPQDLPNLEFPFNVRKGRPLLVAVKILRPDASKNARNDFLKEVKILSRLKDPNIIRLLGVCVSSDPLCMVTEYMESGDLNQYLSHRVLLDKSGPLHTMPTIGYPALISMAGQIASGMKFLSSLNFVHRDLATRNCLVGGERGNSSADDPSGERHIKIADFGMSRNLYAGDYYRIQGRAVLPIRWMAWECILMGKFTTASDVWAFGVTLWEMLSVCQEQPYSNLTDEQVIDNAGEFFRYQGKQVYLGKPAVCPQGLYELMLGCWNRDCKLRPSFGHIHAFLEEDAMNMV is encoded by the exons ATGCGCACTGCTGCGGTCATGGCAAGGCCAGCCGGGCAGCTGACTCCTTGCGCTGAGGTCACCCGCCTGCTGGTGCTGGCGCTGGTGCTGGCGCCGGTGTCTTCAGCAGAAGAGCACGAGTGGCACTTCAATGCAG CCGCTCAGTGCCGTTACGCCCTGGGGATGGAGGACGGCAGCATCCTGGACACCGACATCAGCGCCTCCAGCTCCTGGTCAGACTCCACCGAAGCCAAGCATGCCAG GTTGAGCAGCGGAGAAGGGGATGGAGCTTGGTGCCCCGCGGGCGCTGTCTTCCCCGATGGATCGGAATACCTTCAG GTGGACCTTCGCAAGCTCCACTTCCTGGCCCTGGTGGGCACACAGGGTCGCCACGCCGACGGGCACGGCCAGGAGTTTGCCCGCAGTTATCGCCTGCGCTACTCTCGGGATGGTGTGAAATGGATCACCTGGAAGGACCGCTGGGGCCAGGAA GTGGTGTCCGGGAACGACAACACCTATGATGTGGTTCTGAAGGACCTGGGCCCGCCCATTGTGGCCCGCATGGTACGCTTCTACCCGCTGGCTGACAGGGTCATGAGCGTCTGCCTTCGAGTGGAACTCTACGGCTGCGTGTGGGCCG ACGGGCTGAAGGCTTATACAGCTCCTGTGGGCCACGTGATGAATCTGTCAGGCTCGCCTGTCTACCTGAACGACTCCACCTACGACGGCAGCGCCGAGCAAGG GGTGCAGTTTGGCGGCCTGGGTCAGCTGTGCGACGGCGTCCTGGGAGGAGACGACTTCACGGAGAGCAAGGAGCTGCGGGTGTGGCCCGGCTACGACTACCTGGGCTGGAACAGAGACGTTCTGGCCAAGCCCGCCGTGGACATCGAGTTCCACTTCGAGAAGCCTCGCCTGCTCCGGGTCATGCAG GTGCACAGCAACAACCGTCACACTCAGGGCGTGCGGGTGTTCAACAAGGTGGAGTGTTCCTTCAAGGGTGGGCTGCTGCAGCCGTGGTCATCGCCGGTCCTGACCCTGTCGGTCCCACTGGACGACCTCAAGGACCCATCATCTCGCACGCTCTCGTTGCCCCTGGACGGACGCCTCGCTCACATCCTGCGCTGCAGCTTCTTCTTTACCGACCGATGGATGCTCCTCAGCGAGATAACCTTCCTCTCAG ACACTTTTGAAAAGGACGAGAATCAGATGAATGATCGCAAGACTcccaccaccagctcctccCCTTTTGTCAACCACACCTCGGCCTCTTCCGCCCTGAGCCGCAGAGGCGCCACTGCCGCCTCTT TGCCTCctcccaccaccacctccaccctcATGACAGACACCACTACTAATTGGACGCTGTCAG GTTCCGAGTTGGCCGCCGTGTCTCCAAGGGCGGGGCTTCCCGTGGCAAAGGACGACAGCGGCGATGCGGCCGTCCTGATTGGCTGCCTGGTGGGCATCATCCTGTTGCTGCTGGCCGTCATCGCCGGCATTCTCTGGAGGCAGTACTGGAAGAAACTACTGGGGAAG GCGCAGAGCGGCTTGTCGGGCGACGAGCTACGCGTGCATCTCTCGGTGCCCTCGGACAACGTGGTCATCAACAACACGCACAGCTACTCCAGCCGCTACCAGCGCATACACACCTTCCCCGACGATCCCGAGCGCGATGCCGAAAGCGAGTACCAGGAGCCCAGCGCCTTGCTGCGCCTGCGGGACCACTGCAACAGCACGG GGTGCGGCTCAGAGTCTTCCCCGGATAAGGGATTCCCCCCGGTACGGGACGAGCCGCCGCCCTACCCGGGCTCACTGCCCTACCCAGCGTCCCCCCCGCTGCCTGCCAGTGTCCCGCACTACGCCGAGGCCGACATCGTGAGCCTGCAGGGCGTCAGCGGCAACAACACGTATGCCGTACCAGCCCTGGCCTCGTCCGGTCCTGGTGCCGACGCCGGCCCCTTGCCCGAGCTGCACCGCCAGTGTCTCGTCTTCAAGGAGAAGCTCGGGGAAGGACAGTTTGGAGAG GTGCACCTGTGCGAGATTGAGAACCCTCAGGACCTTCCAAACCTGGAGTTTCCCTTCAACGTGAGGAAAggtcgccctctgctggtggCTGTCAAGATACTGCGGCCTGATGCTTCCAAGAATGCCAG GAATGACTTCCTGAAGGAGGTGAAGATCCTGTCCCGCCTGAAGGACCCCAACATCATCCGTCTTttgggtgtgtgcgtgagcaGCGACCCGCTCTGCATGGTGACTGAGTACATGGAAAGCGGCGACCTCAACCAGTACTTATCCCACCGAGTTCTGCTGGACAAGAGCGGGCCTTTGCACACCATGCCCACCATCGG GTACCCGGCCCTCATCTCTATGGCTGGCCAGATCGCATCGGGGATGAAATTCCTGTCCTCGCTCAACTTTGTGCACCGCGACCTGGCCACACGCAACTGCCTGGTGGGCGGCGAGAGGGGCAACAGCAGCGCTGATGACCCCAGCGGAGAGCGCCACATCAAGATCGCTGACTTCGGAATGAGCAGGAATCTCTACGCCGGAGACTACTACAGGATCCAAGGCCGAGCCGTGCTCCCCATACGCTGGATGGCCTGGGAGTGCATCCTCATG GGTAAATTCACCACAGCCAGCGACGTGTGGGCGTTTGGCGTGACCCTGTGGGAGATGCTGAGCGTGTGCCAGGAGCAGCCGTACTCCAACCTGACAGACGAGCAAGTCATAGACAACGCCGGAGAGTTCTTCCGATACCAGGGCAAACAG GTGTATCTGGGCAAGCCCGCCGTGTGCCCTCAGGGTCTCTACGAGCTCATGTTGGGTTGCTGGAACAGAGACTGCAAGCTGCGGCCATCCTTTGGCCACATCCACGCCTTCCTTGAAGAGGACGCCATGAACATGGTGTGA